A single window of Jiangella alkaliphila DNA harbors:
- a CDS encoding NAD(P)-dependent oxidoreductase, with amino-acid sequence MKLTVVAATGGVGRHVLEQAVDAGHDVTAIVRNPAGLTRPVRTEVADLAAPDAAALESAVAGVGLTKDAGAGIFIRYVVTPLSNRFMGRHYADVALMEDLLRGSGLEWTAVGLPLLTDKPPTGRYRTAYGQSVRRGLRISRADAAGFLLHAVDQPVTFGQTVAVAY; translated from the coding sequence CCGGCGGGGTCGGCCGGCACGTCCTCGAGCAGGCCGTCGACGCCGGCCACGACGTCACCGCGATCGTGCGCAACCCCGCCGGACTCACGCGCCCGGTCCGCACCGAGGTCGCCGACCTGGCCGCACCCGACGCCGCGGCGCTCGAGTCGGCGGTCGCGGGCGTCGGGCTGACGAAGGATGCCGGGGCGGGGATCTTCATCCGGTACGTGGTGACGCCGCTGTCGAATCGGTTCATGGGCCGGCACTACGCCGACGTCGCGCTGATGGAGGACCTCCTGCGCGGCAGCGGTCTGGAGTGGACCGCGGTCGGTCTGCCGTTGCTGACCGACAAGCCGCCGACCGGCCGCTACCGCACGGCCTACGGCCAGAGCGTCCGCCGCGGCCTGCGCATCTCCCGCGCGGACGCCGCCGGGTTTCTGCTCCACGCCGTCGACCAGCCCGTCACGTTCGGGCAGACCGTCGCCGTCGCGTACTGA
- a CDS encoding haloalkane dehalogenase yields the protein MTEIDRRRLLAGTAAGAAGTLAAASTHPAAAAHPQPGAKVLRTPERRFAGLPDYPFEPHYLRVGLGDGSRTTVRMHYLDERPAWPVRASGETILLLHGNPSWSYLYRHVIPPLVAAGHRCVALDLVGMGKSDKPTDRFRYTYQQHLDWLTEAVFERLDLRDVTMVCHDWGGTLGLRLLAEHPHRFRRVVAMNTGLKTGREDLPAEGWMHLATWLQFTQRTNPLILSDVVADFTTSELDPAVLAAYDAPFPDDRYQHGARRFAVLIPLTPHDEATPAFEAAWEVLETLELPFLCVFGEDDHVTGGRHEALSGRIPGAAGQPHTVLTDAHHFLQEDKPDEVAAAIDDFIRRTRP from the coding sequence ATGACCGAGATCGACCGCAGGAGGCTGCTCGCGGGGACGGCCGCCGGGGCTGCCGGAACGCTGGCCGCCGCATCGACCCACCCAGCGGCCGCTGCCCACCCGCAGCCCGGAGCGAAGGTGCTCCGGACCCCCGAGCGTCGCTTCGCCGGCCTGCCGGACTACCCGTTCGAACCGCACTACCTCCGGGTCGGGCTCGGCGACGGCTCGCGCACCACGGTGCGCATGCACTACCTCGACGAACGGCCGGCGTGGCCGGTCCGAGCGTCCGGGGAGACGATCCTGCTGCTGCACGGCAACCCGTCGTGGAGCTACCTGTACCGTCACGTCATCCCGCCCCTGGTGGCGGCGGGGCACCGGTGCGTGGCGCTGGACCTCGTCGGCATGGGGAAGTCCGACAAGCCCACCGACCGCTTCCGCTACACGTACCAGCAGCACCTGGACTGGCTCACCGAAGCCGTGTTCGAGCGGCTGGACCTGCGCGACGTCACGATGGTCTGCCACGACTGGGGCGGCACGCTCGGCCTGCGGCTGCTGGCCGAGCACCCGCACCGGTTCCGCCGGGTCGTGGCGATGAACACCGGCTTGAAGACAGGCCGCGAGGACCTGCCCGCCGAGGGCTGGATGCACCTCGCCACCTGGCTGCAGTTCACCCAGCGCACCAACCCGCTCATCCTGTCCGACGTCGTGGCCGACTTCACGACGTCGGAGCTCGATCCGGCCGTCCTGGCCGCCTACGACGCGCCGTTCCCGGACGACCGCTACCAGCACGGCGCCCGCCGGTTCGCCGTGCTCATCCCGCTCACCCCGCACGACGAGGCCACGCCGGCGTTCGAGGCGGCGTGGGAGGTGCTCGAGACGCTGGAGCTCCCGTTCCTGTGCGTGTTCGGCGAGGACGACCACGTCACCGGCGGCCGGCACGAGGCGTTGAGCGGCCGCATCCCGGGCGCCGCCGGCCAGCCCCACACCGTCCTCACCGACGCGCACCACTTCCTGCAAGAGGACAAGCCCGACGAGGTGGCGGCGGCCATCGACGACTTCATCCGCCGCACCCGGCCCTGA
- a CDS encoding aminotransferase class V-fold PLP-dependent enzyme has translation MTSSDCRPQGLTSVSNRPAWRPRPDLWTLDPAVLHLNHGSWGAVPRAAQEAAARLRAESEANPAAWFRALPDRVAAARRRLAAWVGADEAGFALVPNVSAGVTVALTAVDVPPGGRIVVTSHCYGAVRFAAERFARLRGATVVEVPVPLTASPDEVVALLAPAVSGASVVLVDQVTSATATVFPVARLIELCRSAGVPVIVDGAHGPGLVPLPVPEGADFWAGNFHKWACAPRGTAGLVVAPRWRSRTMPLVVSWSEQASLPERFDWQATADYVPWLAAGAALDMLDELDWPAARAAVSAMLADGADEVANAAGGEVPELAAPAATMRLVALPPSVRVEDKAAEEALRRRIAREAGAEVNVTVHAGQAFLRLSAHAYNGPGDYELLAARLPVLF, from the coding sequence GTGACTTCGAGTGACTGCCGACCGCAAGGTCTGACGTCAGTCTCAAATAGACCCGCGTGGCGGCCCCGGCCTGACCTGTGGACCCTCGACCCCGCCGTCCTCCACCTCAACCACGGCTCGTGGGGCGCGGTCCCGCGGGCCGCGCAGGAGGCGGCGGCGCGGCTGCGGGCGGAGAGCGAGGCGAACCCGGCGGCGTGGTTCCGGGCGCTGCCCGACCGGGTGGCGGCGGCGCGGCGCCGGCTGGCCGCGTGGGTGGGCGCCGACGAGGCCGGGTTCGCGCTGGTCCCGAACGTGAGCGCGGGCGTGACGGTCGCGCTGACGGCGGTGGACGTGCCGCCCGGCGGGCGCATCGTCGTCACGTCGCACTGCTACGGCGCAGTGCGGTTCGCGGCCGAGCGGTTCGCCCGGCTGCGCGGCGCGACCGTCGTCGAGGTGCCCGTGCCGCTGACGGCGTCGCCCGACGAGGTGGTGGCGCTGCTGGCGCCGGCCGTGTCCGGCGCTTCCGTCGTGCTGGTCGACCAGGTGACGTCCGCGACGGCGACCGTCTTCCCGGTGGCGCGGCTGATCGAGCTGTGCCGGTCGGCCGGCGTCCCGGTCATCGTCGACGGCGCGCACGGTCCCGGCCTGGTTCCTTTGCCGGTGCCGGAGGGCGCGGACTTCTGGGCCGGCAACTTCCACAAGTGGGCCTGCGCCCCGCGCGGCACCGCCGGCCTCGTCGTCGCCCCGCGGTGGCGGTCGCGGACGATGCCGCTGGTGGTGTCGTGGTCCGAGCAGGCGTCGCTGCCCGAGCGGTTCGACTGGCAGGCGACGGCGGACTACGTGCCGTGGCTGGCGGCCGGTGCGGCTCTGGACATGCTGGACGAGCTGGACTGGCCGGCCGCCCGTGCGGCGGTGTCGGCGATGCTGGCCGACGGTGCCGACGAGGTGGCCAATGCGGCCGGCGGCGAGGTGCCGGAACTGGCGGCCCCCGCCGCGACCATGCGCCTGGTGGCGCTGCCGCCGTCCGTCCGCGTCGAGGACAAGGCGGCCGAGGAGGCGCTGCGCCGGCGGATCGCCCGCGAGGCGGGCGCCGAGGTCAACGTCACCGTCCACGCCGGGCAGGCGTTCCTCCGGCTGTCGGCGCACGCCTACAACGGGCCGGGCGACTACGAGCTGCTCGCCGCCCGGCTTCCCGTCCTGTTTTAG
- a CDS encoding alpha-L-fucosidase: protein MPDPISSIVREPARIPGGEWFTGAGLGIFVHWDHASQQGIEISWPLVGRSIIPGVDVPEDPVTVEQYQSSAPMFDPRQWDASTLAKLAKNAGATYVVFTTRHHAGYSMFHTKHSDFGVEHGPFGRDIVREYVDAVRAEGLRVGFYYSLSDWHHPDYPAFADTDRPYPAEHWPAAGRPENAGLPVATDRHRRSSPEQWARYLDYLRGQLTELLTNYGTIDLLWFDGEWERSPEEWDSAGLRALIKSLQPDVVINERLPEQGDYKTPEQAFPLTAPEGPWELCLTIGQMWGYRPGDTKNKSARSLAVSLVEVVSRGGNLLLNVGPRGDGSLVEAQAERLGQLGDWLATHSEAVVGTAPATGVDFYGPTTARDGVVYLHLVNRPVEEIVVRGLPVRRVTGVRLVGTGAALPYEVAFEVHEVSGDDTAEPLGEIRIAAPEPTGALVDVVAVEFE, encoded by the coding sequence ATGCCCGACCCCATCAGCAGCATCGTCCGCGAACCGGCGCGGATCCCCGGTGGCGAGTGGTTCACCGGAGCCGGCCTGGGCATCTTCGTCCACTGGGACCACGCCAGCCAGCAGGGCATCGAGATCTCCTGGCCGCTGGTCGGGCGCTCGATCATCCCGGGGGTCGACGTGCCGGAGGACCCAGTGACGGTGGAGCAGTACCAGTCCAGCGCCCCGATGTTCGACCCGCGGCAGTGGGACGCGTCGACGCTGGCAAAGCTCGCCAAGAACGCCGGCGCCACCTACGTCGTGTTCACCACCCGCCACCACGCGGGCTACTCGATGTTCCACACCAAGCACTCCGACTTCGGCGTCGAGCACGGCCCGTTCGGCCGCGACATCGTGCGCGAGTACGTCGACGCCGTCCGGGCCGAGGGACTGCGGGTCGGCTTCTACTACAGCCTCTCCGACTGGCACCACCCCGACTACCCCGCGTTCGCCGACACCGACCGTCCCTACCCGGCCGAGCACTGGCCGGCGGCCGGGCGCCCGGAGAACGCCGGCCTGCCGGTCGCCACCGACCGGCACCGCCGCTCCAGCCCTGAGCAGTGGGCCCGCTACCTCGACTACCTGCGCGGCCAGCTCACCGAGCTGCTCACGAACTACGGCACCATCGACCTGCTCTGGTTCGACGGCGAGTGGGAGCGCTCGCCCGAGGAGTGGGACTCCGCCGGCCTGCGCGCGCTGATCAAGAGCCTGCAGCCTGACGTCGTCATCAACGAGCGGCTGCCCGAGCAGGGTGACTACAAGACGCCGGAGCAGGCGTTCCCGCTGACCGCGCCGGAGGGTCCGTGGGAGCTGTGCCTGACGATCGGCCAGATGTGGGGCTACCGCCCCGGCGACACGAAGAACAAGTCCGCGCGCTCGCTCGCGGTCAGCCTCGTCGAGGTCGTCAGCCGGGGCGGCAACCTGCTGCTCAACGTCGGACCGCGCGGCGACGGCAGCCTGGTCGAGGCGCAGGCCGAGCGGCTGGGCCAGCTCGGCGACTGGCTCGCCACGCACTCCGAGGCGGTCGTCGGCACCGCCCCGGCCACCGGCGTCGACTTCTACGGGCCCACCACGGCCCGCGACGGCGTCGTCTACCTGCACCTGGTGAACCGGCCGGTCGAGGAGATCGTCGTGCGCGGGCTGCCCGTGCGCCGCGTCACCGGCGTCCGGCTGGTCGGCACCGGCGCGGCGCTGCCCTACGAGGTGGCGTTCGAGGTGCACGAGGTGAGCGGCGACGACACCGCCGAGCCGCTCGGTGAGATCCGCATCGCCGCTCCCGAGCCGACCGGCGCGCTCGTCGACGTCGTCGCGGTGGAGTTCGAGTGA
- a CDS encoding ABC transporter substrate-binding protein, translated as MHVRHLTTTVAAVAGLAVTLTACGGGDDDSTSTAGGPLQLYTWVSSQSDREQWESFVAEAQKEDPDLDITIEGPSFEDYWTKVKTRLSGDDTPCLLTTQAARAQELDSLLMPLDDLVEEHDFDLSQVDESMLEGMTVDGTLRAIPYDAEPVVLFYNVDAFTAAGLTPPGPEYSREQFLADATALTTDDHKALAVTPGMFIPAAWATAGDTSWLDGDGGLDLTNPDFVGQIQDYFDLVAAEGIADAPNAADGADVAQEAFTSGGVDMLIEGPWMYGTFDEAADFTLGVTIVPSPSGQAHGMTAGSGFGIAANCDRPDEAFEAIVALTSTGVQESLAASRGIVPARAEALPAWAEGKSPGAADVVTALLGNATAQVTTPTWNQVETLMTQYSVEGYRGERSAEEIMGTIQDSVGG; from the coding sequence ATGCACGTGAGACACCTGACCACGACGGTGGCCGCCGTCGCCGGACTCGCCGTCACGCTGACGGCCTGCGGCGGCGGTGACGACGACAGCACGTCGACGGCCGGCGGCCCGCTGCAGCTCTACACCTGGGTGAGCAGCCAAAGCGACCGCGAGCAGTGGGAGTCGTTCGTCGCGGAGGCACAGAAGGAGGACCCGGACCTCGACATCACCATCGAAGGACCCAGCTTCGAGGACTACTGGACCAAGGTGAAGACCCGGCTCTCCGGCGACGACACGCCCTGCCTGCTCACCACACAGGCGGCCCGCGCGCAGGAGCTGGACAGCCTGCTGATGCCGCTGGACGACCTCGTCGAGGAGCACGACTTCGACCTGTCGCAGGTCGACGAGTCGATGCTCGAGGGCATGACGGTCGACGGCACGCTGCGGGCCATCCCGTACGACGCCGAGCCGGTCGTGCTGTTCTACAACGTCGACGCGTTCACCGCCGCCGGCCTCACCCCGCCGGGGCCGGAGTACTCGCGCGAGCAGTTCCTCGCCGACGCGACCGCGCTGACCACCGACGACCACAAGGCGCTCGCCGTCACGCCGGGCATGTTCATCCCGGCCGCGTGGGCCACCGCGGGCGACACGTCCTGGCTCGACGGCGACGGCGGGCTGGACCTCACCAACCCCGACTTCGTCGGCCAGATCCAGGACTACTTCGACCTCGTCGCGGCCGAGGGCATCGCCGACGCGCCGAACGCGGCCGACGGCGCCGACGTCGCCCAGGAGGCGTTCACCAGCGGCGGGGTCGACATGCTGATCGAGGGCCCGTGGATGTACGGGACGTTCGACGAGGCGGCCGACTTCACCCTCGGCGTGACGATCGTCCCGTCGCCGAGCGGGCAGGCGCACGGCATGACCGCCGGGTCGGGCTTCGGCATCGCGGCGAACTGCGACCGGCCGGACGAGGCGTTCGAGGCGATCGTCGCGCTGACGTCCACCGGCGTGCAGGAGTCACTGGCGGCCTCCCGCGGCATCGTCCCGGCGCGGGCCGAGGCGCTGCCGGCGTGGGCCGAGGGCAAGTCGCCCGGCGCCGCCGACGTCGTCACCGCGCTGCTGGGCAACGCGACGGCGCAGGTCACCACGCCGACCTGGAACCAGGTCGAGACGCTGATGACGCAGTACAGCGTCGAGGGCTACCGCGGCGAACGCAGCGCCGAGGAGATCATGGGGACCATCCAGGACTCGGTCGGCGGCTGA
- a CDS encoding carbohydrate ABC transporter permease has protein sequence MTGTRTAAAAPSDPDPPPKTRRRRDDAAVAALFLAPGLAGFVLFIVVPLGGSAVISLYEWPLFGTPAFVGLDNYSKLFGDPAFFTALTNTLLFAVVYTALNLALALGIALWLGTRMKGAGIWRVVFFLPVITPMVANALVWRLMLSDDGVLNAALGRAGVDGQSWLSDSRFALAAVIAMSVWQSFGYNVVVITAGLTSIPKEILEASRIDGTNPWQRLRYTILPMISPSLFFASTMTMIGAFQVFVQAQVLTRGGPGESTNTLVLYLYRNGFSFDRLGYASAIAWVLFVVVMLVTAVQFAGQRRWVNYDK, from the coding sequence ATGACGGGGACGCGGACGGCGGCAGCCGCGCCGTCCGACCCGGACCCGCCGCCCAAGACACGGCGGCGGCGCGACGACGCCGCGGTCGCCGCGCTGTTCCTGGCGCCCGGGCTGGCCGGCTTCGTGCTGTTCATCGTGGTGCCGCTGGGCGGGTCGGCGGTGATCAGCCTGTACGAGTGGCCGCTGTTCGGCACGCCGGCCTTCGTCGGCCTGGACAACTACAGCAAGCTCTTCGGCGACCCGGCGTTCTTCACCGCGCTGACCAACACGCTGCTCTTCGCCGTCGTCTACACGGCGCTGAACCTCGCACTGGCGCTGGGGATCGCGCTGTGGCTGGGCACCCGGATGAAGGGCGCCGGCATCTGGCGGGTGGTGTTCTTCCTGCCCGTCATCACGCCGATGGTGGCGAACGCGCTGGTCTGGCGGCTCATGCTGTCGGACGACGGCGTGCTGAACGCCGCGCTCGGGCGGGCCGGCGTCGACGGTCAGTCGTGGCTGTCGGACTCGCGGTTCGCGCTGGCGGCGGTGATCGCGATGTCGGTGTGGCAGTCGTTCGGCTACAACGTCGTCGTCATCACCGCCGGGCTGACCTCGATCCCGAAGGAGATCCTGGAGGCCAGCCGCATCGACGGGACGAACCCGTGGCAGCGGCTGCGCTACACGATCCTGCCGATGATCTCGCCCTCGCTGTTCTTCGCCTCGACGATGACGATGATCGGCGCCTTCCAGGTGTTCGTCCAGGCCCAGGTGCTGACCCGGGGCGGGCCGGGCGAGTCGACGAACACGCTGGTGCTCTACCTCTACCGCAACGGGTTCTCCTTCGACCGGCTCGGCTACGCGTCGGCGATCGCCTGGGTGCTGTTCGTCGTCGTCATGCTCGTCACGGCGGTGCAGTTCGCCGGCCAGCGCAGGTGGGTGAACTATGACAAGTGA
- a CDS encoding carbohydrate ABC transporter permease, producing MTSDVLTAATRRRAHRRRTTLTWLNTAAVAGVALIFTFPFLWMFLTALKPANEVFSGSALGSEVRWRNFTDAWTLVPFGRFIANGFFVAVAGAALSVVVAVLSAYAFSRLRFRYRDRLFLLYVATLVLPQEVLVVPLFIMMNEAGYVDTYAALIVPFAFTAFGTFLMRQFFLTIPVEYEEAARIDGASRVRTLWSVLLPQLRAPLSVLGVFSFIGYWNSYLWPLIVINTQDKATVPLGLTMFTGEHGTQWNLVMAASTIAVVPSLFIVVLLQRQLMKGVSMGGFGGR from the coding sequence ATGACAAGTGACGTCCTGACGGCCGCGACGCGGCGCCGCGCGCACCGTCGCCGCACGACGCTGACCTGGCTGAACACGGCCGCCGTCGCCGGGGTCGCGCTGATCTTCACGTTCCCGTTCCTGTGGATGTTCCTGACCGCGCTGAAGCCGGCGAACGAGGTGTTCAGCGGGTCGGCGCTCGGGTCGGAGGTGCGCTGGCGGAACTTCACCGACGCGTGGACGCTGGTGCCGTTCGGCCGGTTCATCGCGAACGGCTTCTTCGTGGCGGTCGCCGGCGCCGCGCTGTCGGTCGTGGTGGCGGTGCTGTCGGCGTACGCGTTCTCGCGGCTGCGCTTCCGCTACCGCGACCGGCTGTTCCTGCTGTACGTCGCCACGCTGGTGCTGCCGCAGGAGGTGCTCGTCGTCCCCCTGTTCATCATGATGAACGAGGCCGGGTACGTCGACACCTACGCGGCGCTGATCGTCCCGTTCGCGTTCACGGCGTTCGGGACCTTCCTCATGCGGCAGTTCTTCCTGACCATCCCGGTCGAGTACGAGGAGGCGGCCCGCATCGACGGCGCCTCGCGCGTGCGGACGCTGTGGTCGGTGCTGCTGCCGCAGCTGCGGGCGCCGCTGTCGGTGCTCGGGGTGTTCTCGTTCATCGGCTACTGGAACTCCTACCTGTGGCCGCTCATCGTGATCAACACGCAGGACAAGGCCACCGTGCCGCTCGGCCTGACGATGTTCACCGGTGAGCACGGCACGCAGTGGAACCTCGTCATGGCGGCGTCGACCATCGCCGTCGTCCCCTCGCTCTTCATCGTCGTGCTGCTGCAGCGGCAACTGATGAAGGGCGTCAGCATGGGTGGATTCGGAGGACGCTAG
- a CDS encoding mandelate racemase/muconate lactonizing enzyme family protein: MTTRDTLRIVEAQAWLCDVPVETVRTDAVQSFVKQETIFVTVRTADGVTGTGYSYTIGTGGAAVLSLLRESLLGLLVGLDAGRPEQVWSTLYAATRATTVGPITALALAAVDTAVWDARCRATGLPLWVAAGGARPRVPLYDTEGGWLHLTPDELVTQASEAKRRGLRGVKIKVGKPHAGEDAERLRAVRDAVGPDLHLMVDANQSMTAAEAIRRAALFEPLDLFWLEEPLPADDVAGHRRLARSTTIPVAVGESMYSVGHFREYLAAEAASIVQVDVARIGGITPWLKVAHLAEAFNVQVAPHFLMELHVSLTCAVPNGLYVERIPQLRAVTTAEMAVADGDAVAPSEPGLGIAWDLDALDGLRVA, from the coding sequence GTGACCACACGCGACACGCTGCGGATCGTCGAGGCGCAGGCCTGGCTGTGCGACGTCCCGGTCGAGACGGTGCGCACCGACGCCGTCCAGTCCTTCGTCAAACAGGAGACGATCTTCGTCACGGTGCGCACCGCCGACGGCGTCACCGGCACCGGCTACAGCTACACGATCGGGACCGGCGGCGCGGCCGTGCTCAGCCTGCTGCGCGAGAGCCTGCTCGGCCTGCTCGTCGGCCTCGACGCGGGCCGGCCCGAGCAGGTGTGGTCGACGCTGTACGCGGCGACCCGCGCGACGACGGTCGGGCCGATCACGGCACTGGCGCTGGCCGCCGTCGACACCGCCGTCTGGGACGCGCGCTGCCGGGCGACCGGGCTGCCGCTCTGGGTGGCCGCCGGGGGCGCGCGGCCGCGGGTCCCGCTCTACGACACCGAGGGCGGCTGGCTGCACCTCACCCCCGACGAGCTGGTCACCCAGGCGTCCGAGGCGAAGCGGCGCGGCCTGCGCGGCGTGAAGATCAAGGTCGGCAAGCCGCACGCCGGTGAGGACGCCGAACGGCTGCGGGCCGTGCGCGATGCCGTCGGGCCGGATCTGCACCTCATGGTCGACGCGAACCAGTCGATGACGGCGGCCGAGGCGATCAGGCGGGCGGCGCTGTTCGAGCCGCTGGACCTGTTCTGGCTGGAAGAGCCGCTGCCGGCCGACGACGTCGCCGGGCACCGCCGGCTGGCGCGGTCGACGACGATCCCGGTGGCGGTCGGCGAGAGCATGTACTCCGTGGGCCACTTCCGCGAGTACCTCGCCGCCGAGGCCGCGAGCATCGTCCAGGTCGACGTCGCCCGCATCGGCGGCATCACGCCGTGGCTCAAGGTGGCGCACTTGGCCGAGGCGTTCAACGTCCAGGTGGCGCCGCACTTCCTCATGGAGCTGCACGTGTCGCTGACCTGCGCGGTCCCGAACGGGTTGTACGTCGAGCGGATCCCGCAGCTGCGCGCCGTCACCACCGCCGAGATGGCCGTCGCCGACGGTGACGCGGTGGCGCCGTCGGAACCCGGGCTGGGCATCGCCTGGGACCTGGACGCGCTCGACGGGCTGCGGGTGGCCTGA
- a CDS encoding aldo/keto reductase — protein MRAFGRGGLEVGPVGYGVAALGDLYQALAADVWPRCVPAAWSAGIRYFDVAPHYGLGLAEERLGRSLAGFPRDEYVVSSKVGRLLVPNDGYAGERDDELFDVPATRRRVRDYSRDGVLRSLEDTLARTGLDRVDLLFVHDPDDHYREALDGAFPALEELRSQGVIRSYGAGMNQSALLAEFVRNTDLDVVMLAGRYTLLDQSALDDLLPLAAERGVSVAAAGVFNSGILATPRPDPAARYDYTPASGDVVGRVLRIAAVAERYGTTVPVLAARFPLAHPAVATVVLGAESPEQVTRNAALAAEPVDPDVWAELIDAGLLRADVPIDAEMKG, from the coding sequence ATGCGGGCGTTCGGGCGGGGCGGCCTGGAGGTCGGGCCGGTCGGGTATGGCGTCGCCGCGCTGGGCGACCTGTACCAGGCGCTGGCCGCCGACGTGTGGCCTCGGTGCGTGCCGGCCGCGTGGTCGGCCGGCATCCGCTACTTCGACGTCGCGCCGCACTACGGTCTCGGCCTCGCCGAGGAGCGGCTCGGCCGCAGCCTGGCCGGGTTCCCGCGCGACGAGTACGTGGTGTCGTCCAAGGTCGGCCGGCTGCTGGTGCCCAACGACGGATACGCCGGCGAGCGCGACGACGAGCTGTTCGACGTGCCCGCGACCCGGCGGCGGGTCCGCGACTACTCCCGCGACGGCGTGCTCCGCTCGCTGGAGGACACGCTGGCGCGGACCGGGCTGGACCGCGTCGACCTGCTGTTCGTCCACGACCCCGACGACCACTACCGCGAGGCGCTGGACGGCGCGTTCCCGGCGCTGGAGGAGCTGCGGTCGCAGGGGGTGATCCGGTCCTACGGCGCCGGCATGAACCAGTCGGCGCTGCTCGCCGAGTTCGTCCGAAACACCGACCTCGACGTCGTCATGCTGGCCGGCCGGTACACGCTGCTGGACCAGAGCGCGCTGGACGACCTGCTGCCGCTGGCCGCCGAGCGCGGCGTGTCGGTGGCGGCCGCGGGCGTGTTCAACTCGGGCATACTGGCGACGCCGCGGCCGGACCCGGCGGCGCGGTACGACTACACGCCCGCGTCGGGCGACGTCGTCGGCCGGGTCCTGCGCATCGCCGCGGTCGCCGAGCGGTACGGCACGACGGTGCCCGTGCTGGCGGCGCGGTTCCCGCTCGCCCATCCGGCGGTCGCCACCGTCGTGCTGGGGGCGGAGTCGCCGGAGCAGGTGACCCGGAACGCCGCGCTGGCAGCCGAGCCCGTCGACCCGGACGTCTGGGCGGAGCTGATCGACGCCGGCCTGCTGCGGGCCGACGTGCCCATCGACGCCGAGATGAAGGGATGA
- a CDS encoding L-rhamnose mutarotase — protein sequence MRVALHSVLRPGSELDYDREHERIPDDLVATFARVGIHEWTIWRVGDRLFHLVECDDFGAALAALADDPANERWQAQIGGFVDRFVGGDDGGPAPLPEVWDLDRQRQDSSRSSSR from the coding sequence ATGCGCGTGGCGTTGCACTCTGTGCTGCGACCGGGGAGCGAGCTGGACTACGACCGGGAGCACGAGCGGATACCGGACGACCTCGTGGCGACGTTCGCGCGGGTCGGGATCCACGAGTGGACCATCTGGCGAGTCGGCGACCGGCTGTTCCACCTGGTCGAGTGCGACGACTTCGGCGCGGCGTTGGCCGCACTGGCCGACGATCCGGCGAACGAGCGGTGGCAGGCGCAGATCGGCGGGTTCGTCGACCGGTTCGTGGGCGGCGACGACGGCGGGCCCGCGCCGCTGCCGGAGGTGTGGGACCTCGACCGGCAGCGACAGGACAGTTCTCGATCTTCGTCTCGTTAG
- a CDS encoding GntR family transcriptional regulator, protein MTIGPDHAARLVPERRALADDVYDVILGLLMDHRIEPGAKVSIDGIARDFDVSPTPVREALARLESEGLVVKRPLRGYTAAPLLDAEGLRKLFEMRRILEPAAAQLAAGRMTPATVAALQELADDMRASASSAQDEGTRYQDYRDFADQDAQFHRIIAEHSGNDLLADAIVRLRSHMHLYRLYFKHGIEQDTSGEHEAVLDALRGRDAAAAAAAMLDHIEHSYARMAPHVED, encoded by the coding sequence GTGACCATCGGCCCTGATCACGCGGCACGTCTCGTGCCCGAGCGCCGCGCGCTGGCCGACGACGTCTACGACGTCATCCTCGGCCTGCTCATGGATCACCGCATCGAGCCCGGCGCCAAGGTCAGCATCGACGGCATCGCCCGCGACTTCGACGTGTCGCCCACCCCCGTCCGCGAGGCGCTGGCCCGGCTGGAGTCCGAGGGCCTGGTCGTCAAGCGGCCGCTGCGCGGGTACACCGCCGCGCCATTGCTCGACGCCGAAGGCTTGCGCAAGTTGTTCGAGATGCGCCGCATCCTCGAGCCGGCCGCCGCCCAGCTCGCCGCCGGGCGGATGACCCCGGCGACGGTGGCCGCGCTCCAGGAGCTGGCCGACGACATGCGGGCCAGCGCGTCGTCGGCGCAGGACGAGGGCACCCGTTACCAGGACTACCGCGACTTCGCCGACCAGGACGCCCAGTTCCACCGCATCATCGCCGAGCACTCCGGCAACGACCTGCTGGCCGACGCCATCGTCCGGCTGCGCTCGCACATGCACCTCTACCGGCTGTACTTCAAGCACGGCATCGAGCAGGACACCTCCGGCGAGCACGAGGCCGTCCTCGACGCGTTGCGCGGCCGCGACGCCGCCGCCGCGGCCGCCGCCATGCTCGACCACATCGAGCACTCCTACGCCCGCATGGCACCTCACGTCGAGGACTGA